From the Leptospirales bacterium genome, one window contains:
- a CDS encoding phenylalanine--tRNA ligase subunit alpha — protein sequence MSLAAQLESLAQEAQRALEQASSLAALEELQHRLLGKKGELSELQKSLRDLPAEERPAAGQAAHRARQLVEETLHLRRESLKAAELRSRLAAERYDALRPLSAPIGRLHPITRMQMEVEDIFSSMGFEIVDGPEVETDENNFGKLNFSADHPARDMQDTIWTSDGNLLRTHTSPIQVRAMQVMQPPFRMIAPGRVYRYEEIDASHENTFHQVEGMLVDREVSAANLIFIMKTFLSQVFERDVTVRLRPGYFPFVEPAFELDIQCLICGGKGCRTCKQSGWIELLPCGLVHPNVLRSGGIDPAKWSGFAFGLGLDRLVMMRYGIEDIRHFLSGNLRFLEQF from the coding sequence ATGTCTCTGGCGGCCCAACTGGAAAGTCTTGCCCAGGAAGCGCAACGGGCTTTGGAGCAGGCCTCCAGCCTGGCGGCGCTGGAGGAGCTTCAGCATCGCTTGCTTGGCAAGAAGGGCGAACTCAGCGAATTGCAGAAGTCGCTGCGCGATCTGCCGGCTGAAGAACGGCCCGCTGCGGGCCAGGCCGCGCATCGCGCCCGCCAGCTGGTCGAGGAAACGCTCCATCTTCGACGCGAATCGCTGAAGGCGGCGGAATTGCGCTCTCGCCTGGCGGCGGAGCGCTACGATGCGCTGCGCCCGCTGTCCGCTCCCATTGGACGGCTCCATCCGATCACGCGCATGCAGATGGAAGTCGAGGATATTTTCAGCTCGATGGGCTTTGAGATCGTCGATGGCCCGGAGGTCGAGACAGACGAAAACAACTTTGGAAAACTAAACTTTTCTGCGGACCATCCAGCGCGCGATATGCAGGATACGATCTGGACCAGCGACGGCAACTTGCTGCGCACGCATACATCCCCGATTCAGGTCCGCGCCATGCAGGTGATGCAGCCCCCCTTCCGCATGATTGCCCCCGGCCGCGTGTATCGTTACGAAGAGATCGATGCTTCCCACGAAAACACCTTTCACCAGGTGGAGGGCATGCTGGTCGATCGCGAGGTTAGCGCCGCCAATTTGATCTTTATCATGAAGACCTTTCTGTCGCAGGTCTTTGAGCGCGATGTCACGGTACGACTGCGACCGGGCTACTTTCCCTTTGTTGAGCCGGCCTTTGAACTTGATATCCAGTGTCTGATCTGCGGCGGCAAAGGCTGCCGCACTTGCAAGCAGAGCGGCTGGATCGAGCTCTTGCCCTGTGGCCTGGTGCACCCCAATGTGCTGCGCTCGGGCGGCATTGATCCCGCGAAATGGTCGGGATTTGCCTTTGGTCTGGGCCTGGACCGCCTGGTGATGATGCGTTACGGCATTGAGGATATCCGCCATTTCCTCTCTGGCAATCTGCGCTTCCTGGAACAGTTTTGA
- the rpmF gene encoding 50S ribosomal protein L32: MALPKRKPSKQKTRQRRAHHAIGRPNLAACKNCGSFIMPHRVCPSCGWYKNRVVLPPKQRSAE, from the coding sequence ATGGCGCTTCCCAAGCGAAAACCCTCCAAACAGAAGACCCGCCAGCGTCGGGCGCATCATGCCATTGGCCGCCCCAACCTGGCGGCCTGCAAGAATTGTGGCAGCTTCATTATGCCGCACCGCGTCTGTCCCTCTTGCGGCTGGTACAAGAACCGCGTGGTCCTGCCGCCCAAGCAGCGCTCGGCGGAATAA
- the plsX gene encoding phosphate acyltransferase PlsX: MWIAVDCMSAELGVDTAVHGAIQAVREFGSRVLLVGDEAQVGAALARFPGDPEHIQVAHSEGTIEMHESPARAVRQKRNASIMVAARLVKEGRASAFFSPGNTGATMAAALWELGRIEGVERPAIATALPRQDGGATVLIDSGANVDCKPEWLIQFAIMGEVYAREILSLVNPRVALLSNGEENKKGDYSTQTAHRELLKLPYNFIGNIEGRDLYGGTGRTADVVVCDGFVGNIVLKATEGLARSIFGLMRREIESTTLGRTGAFMLKPTFQMIRARMDYSEYGGAPLLGVNGNCLIGHGSSNARAFKNAVRAAQRFAEKDLSGRITESIRRFGN, encoded by the coding sequence GTGTGGATCGCAGTAGATTGCATGAGCGCCGAACTGGGCGTGGATACGGCGGTTCATGGCGCCATTCAGGCAGTGCGCGAATTTGGCAGCCGCGTCCTTCTGGTCGGCGATGAGGCGCAGGTTGGCGCAGCGCTGGCCCGCTTTCCGGGAGATCCTGAACATATTCAGGTCGCGCATTCCGAAGGCACAATTGAAATGCATGAGTCGCCGGCTCGCGCCGTACGCCAGAAGCGCAACGCCTCCATCATGGTAGCGGCGCGGCTGGTCAAAGAGGGGCGGGCATCGGCTTTTTTTTCTCCCGGCAATACTGGCGCCACGATGGCCGCCGCGCTCTGGGAACTGGGTCGCATCGAAGGCGTCGAACGGCCGGCGATTGCGACAGCTTTGCCGCGGCAGGACGGCGGCGCGACAGTGTTGATCGACAGCGGCGCTAATGTCGACTGCAAGCCGGAGTGGCTGATCCAATTTGCCATCATGGGCGAGGTTTATGCGCGCGAAATCCTCAGCCTGGTCAATCCCCGGGTGGCGCTGCTCTCCAACGGGGAGGAGAACAAGAAGGGCGACTATTCCACACAGACTGCCCACCGCGAACTGCTGAAGCTGCCCTACAACTTTATCGGAAACATTGAAGGCCGTGATCTCTATGGAGGAACCGGACGCACCGCGGATGTCGTGGTCTGCGATGGCTTTGTCGGCAACATTGTGCTCAAAGCAACGGAAGGACTGGCGCGCTCCATATTTGGCCTGATGCGGCGCGAAATCGAAAGCACCACGCTGGGACGGACGGGCGCTTTTATGCTCAAGCCTACCTTTCAAATGATTCGAGCGCGCATGGACTACAGCGAGTATGGCGGCGCCCCGCTGCTGGGCGTGAATGGCAACTGTTTGATCGGCCACGGCAGTTCCAACGCTCGCGCCTTCAAGAATGCGGTACGGGCGGCGCAGCGCTTTGCGGAAAAGGATCTCTCCGGTCGAATTACCGAATCAATTCGGCGATTTGGAAATTGA
- a CDS encoding FecR family protein, with protein sequence MSASLLEKAPILRTLRPDRRDWYVIAICGALSLGAGIGLYLNSRSHGPGSGERVGTLIVRRNIAQRKYGSQAIWEALEDEVPIYNNDSIRTGDYSLAEIVLNDQTRIKVDENTMIVVSVGDRTNINFAYGSLQADRGAAGGGEVTIQSANQTVSVGSSDVQLARRDDQQALDVTVRSGQATVASADGQAQSLGAGQRATVSQGGAIEVRPIPFQLQNPPAGASFFVNEGGASLRFEWQGVSGEATLEVSQRRNFLRPDLRLSSSAGNAAASLGAGNYYWRIAARNVQNGQLEYSEVRRFSVLRNAPVRLQAPAAGRVFQYSAEAPFVNFAWSANDQAQEYVLEIAHDASFTNLVRSKNSPLTGLSLPVSAGDYYWRVRSLGRDEASNTSSAAQSFRVLRSERAPPPQPAQPTEGRNIPQAVASRGIVFTWRQSAELRETTLQISRSESFADLAASAAVHGSFTRLSQPLPPGAYFWRLRGRDAGGLETEFSSVARFAISAGGALRTQLPAEGAELSLDEIRADGCLFQWQRTEGGGRYVLRLSRSRDMRAPREESVSGASLRLNDLGEGQWYYQVALTDADEEILRSEVVAFRITDVPAAPEILAPAPDQNVNLADRDGLHLRWTAVRNATYYDVTLTQLGRRPRPALRTRVNGLEFQAPPSPELLSGDYSLSVRACRTAARNACSAEAVRRFQLSAPEELPPPEFISPPTQYVVPE encoded by the coding sequence ATGTCCGCCAGCCTGCTGGAGAAGGCGCCAATCCTGCGCACCCTGCGCCCCGACCGACGCGATTGGTATGTAATTGCCATCTGTGGCGCCCTGTCGCTGGGCGCTGGCATTGGCCTGTATTTGAATTCGCGCTCGCACGGACCGGGCTCTGGCGAGCGAGTCGGTACGCTGATCGTCCGCCGCAATATCGCACAGCGCAAGTATGGATCCCAGGCTATCTGGGAAGCGCTGGAGGATGAGGTGCCGATCTACAACAATGATTCGATTCGGACGGGGGACTACTCCCTTGCGGAAATCGTACTCAATGATCAAACGCGCATCAAGGTCGATGAAAACACGATGATCGTCGTCTCCGTTGGAGACCGCACCAACATCAATTTCGCCTATGGCTCGCTGCAGGCCGACCGCGGCGCCGCCGGCGGCGGCGAGGTAACCATTCAGTCAGCCAACCAAACCGTAAGCGTCGGTTCCAGCGACGTGCAGCTGGCGCGGCGCGATGACCAGCAGGCGCTAGATGTTACAGTACGCAGCGGCCAGGCGACAGTGGCCTCCGCCGATGGCCAGGCGCAATCGTTAGGCGCGGGCCAGCGCGCCACCGTGTCGCAGGGAGGCGCGATTGAGGTTCGCCCTATACCCTTTCAGTTGCAGAATCCGCCGGCCGGGGCCAGCTTCTTTGTGAACGAGGGCGGCGCCAGTCTGCGCTTCGAGTGGCAGGGAGTTTCCGGCGAAGCCACGCTCGAAGTAAGTCAGCGACGCAATTTCCTGCGTCCGGATTTGCGGCTGTCCAGCTCTGCGGGAAACGCAGCGGCATCGCTTGGCGCCGGCAACTATTACTGGCGAATAGCGGCGCGCAATGTGCAGAACGGCCAACTTGAATACAGCGAGGTGCGCCGCTTTAGCGTGCTGCGCAACGCGCCAGTGCGACTGCAGGCCCCCGCGGCGGGACGCGTCTTTCAGTATTCAGCGGAGGCGCCCTTCGTCAATTTCGCATGGAGCGCCAACGATCAGGCCCAGGAGTACGTTCTGGAAATTGCTCACGATGCCAGTTTCACAAATCTGGTTCGCAGTAAGAATTCCCCGCTGACCGGCCTTTCGCTGCCTGTGTCGGCCGGCGACTATTACTGGCGAGTGCGCAGCCTGGGCCGCGATGAAGCATCGAACACAAGTTCCGCTGCGCAAAGTTTTCGCGTGCTGCGATCCGAACGCGCGCCGCCGCCACAGCCGGCTCAACCTACTGAAGGCCGAAACATTCCGCAGGCCGTGGCCAGCCGGGGCATTGTTTTTACCTGGCGCCAATCCGCGGAACTCCGCGAAACTACGCTGCAGATTTCACGTTCCGAGTCCTTCGCCGATCTGGCTGCCAGCGCCGCCGTCCATGGCAGCTTTACACGTCTCAGCCAACCGTTGCCGCCAGGCGCTTACTTCTGGCGCCTGCGCGGTCGCGATGCCGGCGGACTGGAAACAGAATTTTCAAGTGTTGCCAGATTTGCGATCAGCGCTGGCGGCGCCTTGCGCACTCAGTTGCCAGCGGAAGGGGCCGAACTAAGCCTCGATGAAATTCGCGCCGATGGCTGTCTTTTTCAATGGCAGCGCACTGAGGGAGGCGGCCGCTATGTGCTGCGACTGAGTCGTTCCCGGGATATGCGCGCGCCTCGTGAGGAAAGCGTCAGCGGGGCCAGCCTGCGTCTGAACGATCTTGGCGAGGGACAGTGGTACTACCAGGTTGCATTGACGGATGCCGATGAAGAAATTCTGCGCAGCGAAGTAGTCGCCTTCCGGATTACCGATGTGCCAGCGGCGCCGGAGATTCTTGCGCCAGCGCCGGACCAAAATGTCAATCTGGCGGATCGCGATGGGCTGCACTTGCGCTGGACAGCTGTTCGCAATGCGACTTACTATGATGTGACCTTGACGCAATTGGGACGACGGCCGCGGCCGGCGCTGCGGACTCGCGTCAATGGACTGGAATTCCAGGCCCCGCCTTCGCCCGAGCTGCTCAGCGGCGACTACAGCCTCAGTGTGCGAGCCTGCCGCACAGCGGCGCGCAATGCTTGTTCCGCGGAGGCTGTCCGCCGCTTCCAGCTGAGCGCCCCGGAGGAATTGCCGCCGCCGGAGTTTATTTCGCCGCCGACCCAGTACGTTGTGCCTGAATGA
- a CDS encoding HAMP domain-containing protein — translation MRSLIQFKNAHPLRLDPGLSELIEGPLPPRLGLECVQQWKLEGFHSVFLLVDTESDSETEDNISKLMRLCRGPGIRLERLSLQSLRDGEHSAIQNHCRRLQAALREGACRLLFSSDVEAYAALLAASFLLTLRSMRGLSPQQAGEYILRSAAPRDLLRLIQEFKHYLDPGYRLPPEDSQTTLPELPEEPQQKGPEEAFDDPRLSIGQSAEPAFASAPQNAPTDVPKPPEANPEHAAAEADATPHAATAPTPVAAAGAGAPPSSSSAAPAAGQAAAPGGAVKGDRAWKKGRFTIGVKLLTIITGLIIAALTTSIVLASIDFSNGMSRRIEENNITVASVVGQRVESEIRNMAYKSHVMALTLEQNIGTPAQQALLASLFFKNNPDFVYLAVADAAGERLRLRRQLPNSEYLNTSGLSAAQVIEVIQSNAPRFARSFGGGIAVVNASQGSIPLLGIGIPLGQSAAILIVDPAQILKAFQIEGNTLLTTYMVGGDGELIAHTDSNQVLAHANRVDSPIVQRMFAPDNRVSTGVLPYVDTDHKSYLGAFARLGVGGLGIVSAADEEQAFAAVAQIQRKNLLILIITLAISFLIVYFFSKTLTVPIVDLVGATRKIEAGDYQVDIEAITGDEIGSLTHSFRSMAVGLQEREKVKDALSRFANKKVAEMALSGELKLGGETKDAAIFFSDLRGFTAMSEKMTPEEVVAYLNEYFTGMVACVNQTGGEVDKFIGDAVMAHWGAIDSTGNDTEHAINAALMMRRALIEFNKRGEGKRPFAKMGCGINTGPVVAGQLGSSEKMSYTVIGDAVNLASRIEALNKPFGTDILISQDSFERVSGIFRVEEQPAIKVKGKTEPQIIYAVIGRADDPQCPADMDAVRAMLGIQFDKGKAVDPDAKEEKFEVLGAAG, via the coding sequence ATGCGCTCGCTCATTCAGTTCAAGAATGCCCACCCGCTCCGCCTGGATCCAGGCCTTTCCGAGCTGATCGAAGGCCCCCTGCCGCCCCGCCTGGGACTGGAATGCGTCCAGCAATGGAAATTGGAGGGCTTTCACTCGGTCTTCCTGCTGGTAGATACCGAAAGCGATTCAGAAACGGAAGACAATATCAGCAAACTGATGCGTCTTTGCCGCGGTCCGGGAATTCGTCTGGAGCGCCTTTCGCTCCAGTCGCTGCGCGATGGGGAACACAGTGCGATTCAGAACCACTGTCGGCGGCTGCAGGCCGCCCTGCGCGAAGGCGCTTGCCGCCTGCTATTCAGCAGCGACGTCGAAGCCTACGCCGCACTGCTGGCCGCATCCTTTCTGCTGACGCTGCGTTCGATGCGCGGACTCAGTCCGCAACAGGCCGGCGAGTATATTTTGCGCAGCGCTGCGCCGCGGGATTTGCTTCGCCTCATCCAGGAATTCAAGCACTACCTTGATCCAGGCTATCGATTGCCGCCCGAAGATAGCCAGACGACTCTCCCCGAGCTGCCAGAAGAGCCCCAGCAAAAGGGTCCGGAGGAGGCTTTTGATGACCCCCGCCTGAGCATCGGCCAGAGCGCAGAACCAGCGTTTGCCAGCGCACCACAGAATGCGCCGACCGACGTCCCGAAACCGCCCGAGGCAAATCCTGAGCACGCGGCGGCAGAGGCTGATGCAACGCCGCACGCGGCAACCGCGCCAACACCAGTTGCGGCGGCTGGCGCCGGGGCCCCTCCATCCAGCAGCAGTGCAGCGCCCGCTGCAGGGCAAGCTGCAGCGCCGGGCGGCGCCGTCAAAGGCGACAGAGCCTGGAAAAAGGGACGCTTCACGATTGGCGTGAAGCTGCTGACCATTATCACCGGCCTGATCATTGCCGCACTGACCACCAGTATTGTACTGGCCAGCATCGACTTCAGCAACGGCATGAGCCGCCGCATTGAGGAAAACAACATCACCGTAGCGTCCGTCGTTGGTCAGCGCGTTGAATCAGAAATACGCAACATGGCCTACAAGTCGCATGTCATGGCGCTCACGCTGGAGCAAAACATTGGCACGCCGGCCCAACAAGCTCTGCTGGCTTCGCTCTTTTTCAAGAACAACCCCGACTTCGTCTATCTGGCCGTGGCCGATGCCGCCGGCGAAAGATTGCGTTTGCGGCGACAATTGCCCAATAGCGAGTATCTGAACACCAGCGGCTTGAGCGCCGCACAGGTCATTGAAGTTATACAGAGCAATGCGCCGCGCTTTGCCCGCAGCTTCGGCGGCGGCATTGCGGTGGTCAATGCATCGCAGGGCAGCATTCCCTTGCTGGGCATTGGCATCCCGCTGGGTCAATCGGCGGCCATCTTGATTGTGGATCCAGCGCAGATCTTGAAGGCTTTTCAAATCGAAGGCAACACGCTCCTGACCACTTACATGGTCGGCGGCGATGGCGAGTTGATTGCACATACTGATTCCAATCAAGTACTGGCCCACGCCAATCGCGTCGATTCGCCCATTGTGCAAAGAATGTTTGCTCCGGACAATCGCGTCAGTACCGGAGTCCTGCCTTACGTTGATACCGATCACAAGAGCTATCTGGGCGCCTTTGCCAGGCTGGGCGTGGGCGGACTGGGAATCGTTTCCGCCGCCGATGAAGAGCAGGCCTTTGCCGCCGTCGCGCAGATCCAGCGCAAGAATCTGCTGATTCTGATCATCACCCTGGCGATTTCATTTTTGATTGTTTACTTTTTCTCCAAGACGCTTACCGTGCCGATCGTTGATCTGGTGGGGGCCACGCGCAAGATTGAAGCTGGCGACTACCAGGTGGATATCGAAGCGATCACCGGCGATGAAATCGGCAGCCTGACACACAGTTTTCGTAGCATGGCCGTTGGATTGCAAGAACGGGAAAAGGTGAAGGACGCACTGTCCCGCTTTGCCAACAAGAAAGTCGCCGAAATGGCGCTCAGCGGCGAGCTGAAGCTGGGCGGCGAGACCAAGGATGCAGCCATCTTTTTCTCGGATCTGCGCGGCTTCACCGCCATGTCCGAAAAGATGACGCCGGAAGAAGTGGTCGCCTATTTGAACGAGTATTTCACTGGCATGGTGGCCTGCGTGAACCAGACCGGCGGCGAAGTGGACAAATTCATCGGCGACGCCGTGATGGCCCACTGGGGCGCCATCGACAGTACCGGCAACGATACAGAACATGCGATCAACGCCGCACTGATGATGCGCCGGGCCTTGATCGAGTTTAACAAGCGCGGCGAAGGCAAGCGCCCTTTTGCCAAAATGGGCTGCGGCATCAATACCGGTCCGGTGGTGGCCGGCCAACTTGGTTCCAGCGAGAAAATGAGCTACACCGTCATTGGCGACGCGGTCAACCTTGCCTCGCGCATTGAGGCATTGAACAAACCCTTCGGCACAGACATTTTGATTTCTCAGGACTCCTTTGAACGCGTCTCCGGCATTTTTCGCGTGGAGGAACAGCCGGCAATCAAGGTCAAGGGCAAGACGGAGCCGCAAATCATCTATGCTGTAATCGGTCGAGCGGATGATCCGCAATGTCCGGCGGATATGGACGCCGTGCGCGCCATGCTCGGCATTCAATTCGACAAGGGCAAAGCCGTCGATCCGGACGCCAAAGAAGAGAAATTTGAGGTGCTCGGCGCCGCTGGCTGA
- the acpP gene encoding acyl carrier protein: MADFEKVKQIIVEQLGVDESEVSPEAHFIDDLGADSLDTVELVMALEEEFGIEISDEDAEKIQTVGDVLKYIDEHAS, translated from the coding sequence ATGGCTGATTTTGAAAAGGTGAAGCAGATCATCGTCGAGCAGCTCGGCGTTGACGAGTCGGAGGTATCTCCGGAAGCTCACTTCATCGATGACCTGGGCGCTGACTCCCTCGACACCGTTGAGCTGGTAATGGCTCTGGAAGAGGAGTTCGGCATCGAGATCTCCGATGAAGACGCCGAGAAAATTCAGACCGTCGGCGACGTTCTGAAATATATCGACGAGCACGCTAGCTGA
- the rnc gene encoding ribonuclease III, with translation MATSPRKPSLKNISPERRRELVAVCRRLRTSFKRLDLLDLALTHSSYRNESGGQLDNQRLEYLGDSVLGLVINEHLYRSRPAFAEGELARMKSALVSETSLAQVAAGMGIGSALRLGRGEKASGGEKRSSNMADALEAVIAAVYLDRGLDSARRFILRHFQESIQLLSDPARARDPKSRLQELVQRKARTRPIYELVESRGPDHQREFTVRVTIAGKEFGRGNGGSRKLAEQAAAAQALSRAEKEFGRRAP, from the coding sequence GTGGCGACGAGCCCCCGAAAGCCATCGCTGAAAAATATCAGCCCGGAACGCCGCCGCGAGCTGGTGGCTGTCTGCCGTCGTTTGCGAACCTCATTCAAGCGCCTGGATCTTCTGGATCTTGCACTCACTCACAGTTCCTATCGAAACGAGTCCGGGGGACAGCTCGATAATCAACGCCTGGAGTACCTTGGAGATAGCGTACTTGGCCTGGTGATCAACGAGCACCTGTACCGCTCACGGCCGGCCTTCGCCGAGGGCGAACTGGCGCGAATGAAGTCGGCGCTGGTTTCCGAAACTTCGCTGGCTCAAGTCGCTGCGGGGATGGGCATCGGCTCAGCGCTGCGTCTGGGACGCGGTGAGAAGGCCAGCGGCGGCGAGAAACGCAGCTCCAACATGGCCGATGCGCTGGAGGCGGTCATTGCTGCTGTCTACCTGGATCGCGGATTGGATAGCGCACGCCGCTTTATTCTGCGACATTTTCAGGAGTCGATCCAGTTGCTCAGCGACCCAGCGCGCGCTCGCGATCCCAAGTCGCGCTTACAAGAGCTGGTGCAGCGCAAGGCTCGAACGCGGCCCATCTATGAGCTGGTCGAGTCTCGCGGACCGGATCATCAACGCGAGTTCACGGTGCGCGTTACGATTGCCGGCAAAGAGTTTGGCCGCGGCAACGGCGGATCGCGCAAGCTTGCCGAGCAGGCCGCCGCCGCACAGGCGCTATCCCGCGCGGAGAAGGAGTTCGGGCGTCGTGCTCCATGA
- the aroB gene encoding 3-dehydroquinate synthase, whose product MLHEAVTVQPQSAAAYPVYIEPSWDGLFDNRLLENFNADHIFVISQRGLRDYVLRDLLSRLTDEFPGALEDRRVVYMGEGEESKSFSALEEALSKLVREGANRRSLILAVGGGVVGDFAGLAAALLSRGTRFVQLPSTLLAAVDSSVGGKTAVNIGVGKNMIGAFHHPVLVYFNQSLLGTLPEREWSCGLSEMCKHACMDSAEMLSRLAGHASLMRQPASVELRQALIDSVRFKARVVSEDDRENGLRAILNLGHTTAHAIESLAGYGRFLHGEAVARGLVTALLLSMNKVGLPEDEAQRALEAMAALRLPRDCGGLEADALFDHMQFDKKNYGGQVRFVLLQRIGQPLYDQPVTQAEFRAAWAEQGRRFGRNDGMAQ is encoded by the coding sequence GTGCTCCATGAGGCGGTAACGGTTCAACCGCAGAGCGCCGCGGCCTATCCCGTTTATATAGAACCCTCGTGGGATGGGCTCTTTGATAATCGACTGCTGGAGAACTTCAATGCCGATCACATCTTTGTAATCAGCCAGCGCGGTCTGCGCGACTATGTGCTCCGTGATTTGCTTTCGCGCCTGACCGATGAATTTCCTGGCGCGCTGGAAGATCGGCGCGTTGTGTATATGGGCGAGGGCGAAGAATCGAAGAGTTTTTCGGCTCTGGAGGAGGCGCTGTCGAAGCTGGTGCGCGAGGGCGCCAATCGGCGATCGTTGATTCTGGCGGTAGGCGGCGGCGTGGTGGGCGACTTTGCCGGACTGGCAGCGGCCTTGCTTTCGCGCGGGACGCGCTTCGTGCAACTGCCGAGCACTTTGCTGGCCGCAGTGGATTCCAGCGTCGGCGGCAAGACGGCCGTGAATATTGGCGTCGGCAAAAATATGATCGGGGCCTTTCATCACCCGGTTCTGGTTTATTTTAATCAGTCGCTGCTTGGCACCTTGCCCGAGCGAGAGTGGAGCTGTGGCCTGAGCGAGATGTGCAAACATGCCTGTATGGACAGCGCCGAGATGCTGAGTCGCCTGGCCGGTCATGCTAGCTTGATGCGACAGCCAGCTTCCGTTGAGTTGCGTCAGGCCTTGATCGATTCAGTACGCTTTAAGGCCAGAGTAGTATCAGAAGACGATCGGGAGAATGGCTTGCGCGCCATACTGAATCTGGGACATACCACGGCGCACGCCATCGAATCGCTGGCTGGCTACGGTCGGTTCTTGCATGGGGAGGCGGTGGCTCGAGGTCTGGTTACGGCGCTGTTGCTGTCGATGAACAAAGTTGGCCTGCCAGAGGACGAAGCGCAGCGGGCGCTGGAGGCGATGGCGGCGCTGCGACTGCCGCGAGATTGCGGGGGATTGGAGGCCGACGCCCTGTTCGATCATATGCAATTTGATAAGAAGAACTATGGCGGACAGGTGCGCTTCGTCTTGCTGCAGCGTATCGGGCAGCCGCTGTACGACCAGCCGGTCACCCAGGCTGAATTCAGGGCGGCGTGGGCTGAGCAGGGTCGCCGTTTTGGCCGCAACGATGGGATGGCGCAATGA